In Ferroplasma sp., a single window of DNA contains:
- a CDS encoding DUF99 family protein, which produces MKHGLRVLGLDDGPFNKFTDIKTVIVGVIMRLNYPVEGISVREITVDGMDSTEIVMSMIRGRFRGDIDFVMCNGITFAGFNILDIQKVYSKTGIPVIAVTRKNPSIEKISRALLLHFKDSEERIKIITETPVDKIGYGDRILYINRAGIELNRAVELIKNTVNTGNIPEPVRMAHLIATAIINKESHGRV; this is translated from the coding sequence ATGAAACATGGACTCAGGGTCCTGGGCCTGGACGATGGCCCATTTAATAAATTTACAGATATTAAAACAGTTATTGTGGGGGTAATCATGCGTTTGAATTACCCTGTTGAGGGTATCTCTGTAAGGGAAATCACAGTAGATGGCATGGACTCCACTGAAATAGTTATGTCAATGATCCGGGGCAGGTTCAGGGGCGACATAGATTTTGTAATGTGCAATGGGATAACGTTTGCAGGTTTCAATATTCTGGACATCCAGAAGGTATACAGCAAGACCGGCATACCTGTTATAGCAGTAACAAGAAAAAATCCATCAATAGAAAAGATTTCCCGTGCACTTTTACTTCATTTCAAGGATAGTGAGGAAAGAATAAAAATTATAACAGAAACTCCTGTGGATAAAATAGGATATGGGGACAGAATACTGTATATAAACAGGGCAGGCATTGAATTGAACCGTGCCGTGGAGCTTATAAAAAATACAGTAAATACAGGCAACATTCCAGAACCTGTAAGAATGGCGCATTTAATTGCAACTGCAATAATAAATAAG